A single region of the Silene latifolia isolate original U9 population chromosome 8, ASM4854445v1, whole genome shotgun sequence genome encodes:
- the LOC141597342 gene encoding uncharacterized protein LOC141597342 isoform X1 produces the protein MAAAAMSAQSCAPTVRPVTIPFSDIRDKSADLSALIEEGFGPNGLGIISISGVPGFSSLRQSLLHLSPRLAKLSEVEKQKLEDPDSRYNFGWSHGKEKLESGKLDMLKGSFYANPVLDTPTTDQNLIQRYPAYCGKNIWPDSALPELEVAFKAIGRIMLDVGLMVAYHCDRYVSGGMNMGADEGLEYIIHRSRCHKGRLLYYFPTKQSDHAMDWTSSWCGWHTDHGSLTGLTCGMFLRDDAEVACPDKAAGLYVKNRSDQIVKVVFGQDEIAYQIGETTEILSGGYLHATPHCVRAPIGKEVSGLERSTFALFMQPDWDEKLKFPENVHIHKELIPPNSTLTFGEYTEKLLDKYYHLKS, from the exons ATGGCGGCGGCGGCGATGTCGGCGCAAAGTTGTGCTCCAACTGTTCGTCCCGTTACCATTCCATTTTCTGATATTCGA GATAAAAGCGCGGATTTGTCAGCGTTGATTGAAGAAGGTTTTGGACCTAACGGTTTGGGAATTATCTCGATTTCTGGC GTTCCTGGTTTTTCTTCATTACGCCAGAGTCTTCTTCATCTATCACCTAG ATTAGCCAAACTTTCTGAGGTAGAGAAGCAAAAACTTGAAGATCCAGATAGCCG GTACAACTTTGGTTGGAGCCATGGGAAAGAGAAACTTGAATCCGGGAAGCTAG ATATGTTAAAAGGGTCTTTCTATGCGAATCCAGTATTAGATACACCAACAACGGACCAAAATCTTATTCAGAG GTACCCAGCATATTGTGGCAAGAATATATGGCCTGACAGTGCTTTGCCAGAACTGGAAGTTG CATTCAAAGCTATTGGAAGGATAATGCTTGATGTTGGTCTAATGGTGGCTTATCATTGTGATCGATATG TATCAGGAGGCATGAACATGGGAGCAGATGAAGGTCTTGAATATATCATTCATCGATCTCGTTGTCATAAGGGTCGGCTTCTTTATTATTTCCCAACCAAGCAAAG TGATCATGCAATGGATTGGACATCATCTTGGTGTGGATGGCATACAGACCACGGTTCCCTTACAG GTCTTACTTGTGGTATGTTCTTAAGGGACGATGCTGAAGTTGCTTGCCCTGATAAAGCTGCTGGACTATACGTCAAGAACAGGAGCGATCAGATAGTCAAG GTTGTGTTTGGACAAGATGAAATAGCATATCAAATTGGCGAGACGACTGAAATTCTATCTGGAGGCTACCTTCACGCCACACCCCATTGTGTCCGG GCACCCATTGGTAAGGAAGTATCGGGTCTTGAACGGTCAACATTTGCATTATTTATGCAACCTGATTG ggatgaAAAGCTCAAATTTCCGGAAAATGTGCATATCCATAAAGAG TTGATTCCGCCAAACTCTACTCTGACTTTTGGGGAGTATACGGAGAAACTTCTGGACAAATATTACCATTTGAAGTCATGA
- the LOC141595864 gene encoding small polypeptide DEVIL 10 has protein sequence MATLYLRPALQSYQRSSRGKTSLRRRCLSIMKQQRTRIYILHRCVTMLLCWRDHN, from the coding sequence ATGGCAACATTATATCTCCGCCCTGCACTACAGTCTTACCAACGTAGCAGCCGCGGAAAGACGAGCTTGCGACGAAGGTGTCTTAGCATCATGAAACAGCAGAGGACTCGGATTTACATCTTACACCGTTGTGTTACTATGCTTCTTTGTTGGCGTGATCACAACTGA